In Corynebacterium afermentans subsp. afermentans, a genomic segment contains:
- a CDS encoding trypsin-like serine peptidase produces the protein MLPALNRSVARLSAPGGGYCSGALIAPDIVLTCAHFFRERLHTGARVRIDGSVFPVDSLNILAGTDVALVRLPDRVEATPFELGPSPRLFARTLTLGYGGQARSVQARPGVYLGTLPVSWSRKRVTRVRPAGVVYANPPAVKGDSGGPVLVGGKVVGVQSLILDPGGTNLRIATVSLWPRGLARSLRGL, from the coding sequence GTGTTGCCTGCCCTGAACCGCTCCGTCGCCCGCCTCAGCGCTCCGGGTGGCGGCTACTGCTCGGGTGCGCTCATCGCCCCCGACATCGTGCTCACATGCGCGCATTTCTTCCGTGAACGCCTGCATACAGGGGCGCGGGTGCGTATCGACGGCTCCGTGTTCCCCGTCGACAGTCTCAATATTCTGGCCGGCACGGATGTCGCACTCGTCCGGCTGCCGGATCGAGTTGAGGCTACTCCGTTCGAGCTCGGGCCGTCGCCGCGCTTGTTCGCCCGTACGCTCACTCTCGGATACGGCGGTCAGGCTCGCAGCGTCCAGGCGCGGCCGGGTGTCTACCTGGGCACGCTTCCGGTGTCCTGGTCCAGGAAGCGTGTGACAAGGGTGCGTCCGGCCGGAGTGGTCTACGCCAACCCACCTGCAGTGAAGGGCGACTCCGGCGGTCCTGTGCTGGTCGGGGGAAAGGTCGTTGGCGTGCAATCCCTCATCCTGGATCCGGGCGGCACGAACCTGCGCATCGCCACCGTGTCGCTGTGGCCGCGGGGGCTGGCGCGGTCGCTGCGGGGGCTCTAG
- a CDS encoding FxsA family protein, producing the protein MPIPLLAYFVVEALAFFLVAKAIGVGWALLAIFVLMIAGGAAASMALRNSLLQAAHGRSSVGKLAGDSALLIGGWTLSVIPGFVTSLIGLPLVFGPTRALIRKTMTKRARAAVENLGVRVYDATPMGQFQTSYGSFKQQGDTQPQESVIDADELEQWYRMDSPERPQDPDGGGGSAGGAR; encoded by the coding sequence ATGCCGATTCCTCTTCTCGCATACTTTGTCGTCGAAGCGCTCGCGTTTTTCCTGGTTGCCAAAGCCATCGGTGTTGGCTGGGCGCTTTTGGCGATTTTCGTGCTCATGATTGCCGGCGGCGCCGCAGCCAGCATGGCACTGCGCAACTCGCTGCTGCAGGCCGCACACGGCCGCTCCAGCGTGGGCAAGCTCGCGGGTGATTCCGCGCTGCTCATCGGGGGCTGGACGCTCTCCGTCATCCCCGGCTTCGTCACTTCGCTGATCGGCCTGCCGCTGGTGTTTGGCCCGACGCGCGCGCTGATCCGCAAGACCATGACCAAGCGGGCGCGCGCCGCCGTGGAAAACCTCGGTGTGCGTGTCTACGACGCCACGCCGATGGGGCAGTTCCAAACCAGCTACGGATCCTTCAAGCAGCAAGGCGACACGCAGCCGCAGGAGTCGGTCATCGACGCCGACGAGCTAGAGCAGTGGTACCGCATGGACAGCCCTGAGCGCCCGCAGGACCCGGACGGTGGCGGCGGCAGCGCCGGCGGGGCGCGCTAA
- a CDS encoding polyprenol monophosphomannose synthase — MLLPENNSVKPRRTSAVANQTLVIIPTYNEVENLPLIVERVLATKDAVDILVVDDTSPDGTGAKADELAAAHDEVNVLHRTGKDGLLAAYRAGFNWGLERDYQVLVQMDADGSHAPEELHRLLDALDNGADLAIGSRYIEGGEVVNWPKNRFLLSKLGNQYVSLALGTDVADMTAGYRAFKREVLEELDLDSLSTKGYIFQVEIAHKVDKLGFDIREVPITFEDRKLGESKLDASFATASLAEVTKWGVSEKATFVKDLTSETVRQLVYAVEHSKLSDVRRTAADAPEQIVNALGEFGAVAKHEIDNANLGKLQSNAARRVNTAIHLGEETVRQALYALGFDGKRKH, encoded by the coding sequence ATGCTCCTACCGGAGAACAACAGCGTAAAACCGAGGAGAACTAGCGCCGTGGCCAACCAGACCCTGGTGATCATTCCGACCTACAACGAGGTGGAGAACCTCCCGCTTATCGTCGAGCGCGTACTGGCTACGAAGGATGCCGTGGACATCCTCGTCGTTGACGACACCTCGCCGGACGGCACCGGTGCGAAGGCCGACGAGCTCGCCGCGGCCCATGACGAGGTCAACGTGCTGCACCGCACCGGCAAGGACGGCCTGCTGGCCGCCTACCGCGCCGGTTTCAACTGGGGCCTGGAGCGCGACTACCAGGTGCTGGTGCAGATGGACGCCGACGGCTCGCACGCACCGGAGGAGCTGCACAGGCTGCTCGACGCGTTGGATAACGGCGCGGACCTGGCCATCGGCTCCCGCTACATCGAGGGCGGGGAAGTGGTGAACTGGCCGAAGAACCGTTTCCTGCTGTCCAAGCTGGGCAACCAGTACGTCTCTCTCGCCCTCGGCACGGACGTGGCCGATATGACCGCCGGTTACCGCGCCTTCAAGCGCGAGGTGCTGGAGGAGTTAGACTTGGATTCCCTGTCTACCAAGGGATACATCTTCCAGGTAGAGATCGCCCACAAGGTGGACAAGCTCGGCTTCGACATACGCGAGGTGCCGATCACGTTTGAGGACCGTAAGCTCGGCGAGTCCAAATTGGACGCCAGCTTCGCCACCGCATCGCTGGCCGAGGTCACCAAGTGGGGTGTTTCGGAGAAGGCAACCTTTGTCAAGGATCTGACCTCCGAGACTGTGCGCCAGCTCGTCTACGCCGTGGAGCACTCGAAGCTTTCCGACGTCCGCCGCACGGCCGCCGACGCTCCCGAGCAGATTGTCAACGCGCTCGGCGAGTTCGGAGCCGTGGCTAAGCACGAGATTGACAACGCCAACCTGGGCAAGCTCCAGTCAAACGCCGCCCGCCGCGTCAACACCGCGATCCACTTGGGCGAGGAAACCGTCCGCCAGGCGCTTTACGCGCTCGGCTTCGACGGCAAGCGGAAGCATTAA
- a CDS encoding YceI family protein, whose translation MEKRAATSAKTRTTLIVVVSIFIVVAVLVAMIPLFMTLFKGGGVKTEGIDADNVSAASTELDGEWTVTNRPGDNVTSAGFTFEEVLPGERRSTSASTRAVTGFATITEGTLSAGEITVDMQHLSSDSDKRDSSVRRRIFHTDEYPEATFKVTQPADVSAVPEDGSVGTVELTGELTIHGTTNEVTHEFDVARSGDRLIVAGDIPINRLDYGVETPELVAAKIAEEGEVNVRINMTK comes from the coding sequence GTGGAAAAACGCGCGGCAACCAGCGCAAAGACGCGCACAACCTTAATCGTTGTCGTTTCCATTTTCATCGTCGTGGCGGTGCTCGTGGCCATGATTCCGCTGTTTATGACCCTGTTTAAGGGCGGCGGCGTGAAGACAGAGGGGATTGACGCCGACAACGTGTCCGCAGCCTCCACAGAGCTTGACGGCGAATGGACGGTAACTAACCGCCCGGGCGACAACGTCACATCCGCCGGCTTCACATTTGAAGAGGTGCTGCCGGGCGAGCGCCGCAGCACATCGGCTTCCACGCGCGCGGTCACAGGCTTTGCCACGATTACCGAAGGCACGCTGTCCGCCGGCGAGATTACCGTTGACATGCAGCACTTGTCGTCCGACAGCGACAAGCGCGACTCGTCGGTGCGGCGCCGCATCTTCCACACGGACGAGTATCCGGAGGCTACGTTCAAGGTGACGCAACCGGCTGATGTGTCCGCCGTGCCGGAGGACGGCAGCGTGGGCACCGTAGAACTCACCGGCGAGCTAACCATCCACGGCACGACGAACGAGGTGACGCACGAGTTCGACGTTGCGCGTTCGGGCGACCGTTTGATCGTCGCCGGCGATATTCCGATCAACCGCCTGGACTATGGCGTTGAGACCCCGGAGCTCGTCGCGGCGAAAATCGCCGAGGAGGGCGAAGTGAACGTGCGGATCAACATGACCAAGTAG
- a CDS encoding RNA polymerase-binding protein RbpA, giving the protein MADRVLRGSRMGAVSYETDRDHDLAPRRMAKYRTPNGEVFEVPFADDAEIPEEWMCKNGQVGTLMEGEGVESKPAKPPRTHWDMLRERRSIEELDVLLEERLEQLRKRRRTAARIAKEQQQANES; this is encoded by the coding sequence ATGGCTGATCGAGTTCTTCGCGGAAGCCGCATGGGCGCAGTCAGCTACGAAACGGACCGCGACCACGATCTCGCGCCACGCCGGATGGCAAAGTACCGCACCCCCAACGGTGAAGTGTTCGAGGTGCCGTTTGCGGACGACGCCGAAATTCCCGAGGAATGGATGTGCAAGAACGGCCAGGTAGGCACCCTCATGGAGGGCGAAGGCGTGGAATCCAAGCCCGCCAAACCACCGCGCACCCACTGGGACATGCTGCGAGAGCGTCGCAGCATCGAAGAGCTCGACGTCCTGCTTGAGGAGCGCCTTGAGCAGCTGCGTAAGCGCCGCCGCACCGCCGCCCGCATTGCGAAGGAACAGCAGCAGGCCAACGAGAGCTAA
- a CDS encoding M24 family metallopeptidase translates to MAHMTAFDSDTYTARRQEAVELVKQRGLGGLVIGTGAEFAYLTGSWTSSHERLTALVIAPGGTTVVAPVTDIQSLGLEGATDVEVIGWRDGENPYKLVADTLEDGTVGLGSSLTADHVFALQALLPATELASDAVAELFMVKDDEEAVELAKAGAAIDRVHERAADLLQPGRTEREIADELHALILEEHESVSFVIVGSGPNGSDPHHDFSDRVLEEGDPVVVDLGGALPSGYQSDCTRTHVVGETAKAPKDFLEAYAVLERAFDAACAAAKPGITAGELDAAAREVIADAGYGEYFTHRLGHGIGLSGHEQPFIIAGSDVVLREGMAFSIEPGIYVPGKWGMRIEDIVRMTANGIETLNHTRRTLGVNDA, encoded by the coding sequence ATGGCGCACATGACTGCATTCGACTCTGATACGTACACCGCACGCCGCCAGGAAGCCGTCGAGTTGGTCAAACAGCGCGGTCTGGGTGGGCTGGTCATCGGCACCGGCGCCGAGTTCGCCTACCTCACCGGTTCCTGGACTTCCTCGCACGAGCGGCTCACCGCGCTGGTGATCGCGCCTGGCGGCACCACCGTGGTGGCACCGGTGACCGACATTCAGTCGCTGGGACTGGAGGGCGCCACAGACGTCGAAGTGATTGGCTGGCGCGACGGGGAAAACCCGTACAAGCTGGTAGCGGACACGCTTGAAGACGGCACCGTGGGCCTCGGGTCGTCGCTGACCGCGGACCACGTCTTCGCCCTCCAGGCGCTGCTGCCTGCAACCGAGCTTGCCTCCGACGCGGTGGCGGAGCTGTTCATGGTCAAAGACGACGAGGAGGCCGTCGAGCTGGCAAAGGCCGGCGCAGCCATCGACCGCGTGCACGAGCGCGCCGCTGATCTGCTCCAGCCCGGTCGCACGGAGCGCGAGATCGCGGACGAGCTGCACGCGCTGATCCTGGAGGAGCACGAATCCGTCTCCTTCGTCATCGTCGGCTCCGGGCCTAATGGTTCCGACCCGCACCACGACTTTTCCGACCGTGTCCTCGAAGAGGGGGACCCCGTGGTGGTGGACCTGGGTGGCGCGCTGCCGTCCGGCTACCAGTCCGATTGCACCCGCACCCACGTGGTAGGCGAGACTGCCAAGGCACCGAAGGACTTCCTGGAGGCCTACGCAGTGCTTGAGCGCGCGTTCGACGCCGCGTGCGCTGCCGCCAAGCCCGGCATCACTGCCGGCGAGCTCGACGCCGCCGCGCGCGAGGTCATCGCAGACGCCGGTTACGGCGAATACTTCACGCACCGCCTGGGCCACGGCATCGGCCTTTCCGGCCACGAGCAGCCGTTCATTATCGCCGGCTCCGACGTGGTGCTGCGCGAGGGCATGGCATTTTCCATCGAGCCGGGCATCTACGTGCCAGGCAAGTGGGGCATGCGCATCGAGGACATCGTGCGCATGACCGCGAACGGCATTGAAACGCTCAACCACACCCGCCGCACGCTAGGAGTAAACGATGCCTAG
- a CDS encoding SDR family oxidoreductase: MPSAAGQGAVLLLGARSDIGGEIAARVCQGREVVLAARGSGGLADVEKRLFAAGATAVRTFDFDATDLDAHRRIVREAGDVTTAIVAFGILGDQELAERDEREAARIATVDYLAQVSMLTVLADEMARGEIFAFSSIAGWRARRANYVYGSTKAGLDAFCQGLMDRLHGTDLSLILARPGFVIGSMTEGMKPAVMSVTPDVVADAVVDAAARGKSATVWIPRRLAVLAAVMRVVPRPVWRHMPR; the protein is encoded by the coding sequence ATGCCTAGCGCTGCTGGTCAGGGCGCAGTGCTCCTGCTCGGGGCGCGCAGCGACATCGGCGGCGAGATCGCGGCACGCGTCTGCCAGGGCCGTGAGGTCGTGTTGGCGGCCAGGGGGAGTGGGGGCCTGGCGGACGTCGAGAAGCGATTGTTCGCCGCGGGTGCCACAGCGGTGCGAACGTTCGATTTCGACGCCACCGACTTAGACGCGCACCGCCGCATCGTGCGCGAGGCGGGCGATGTCACCACCGCGATCGTGGCATTCGGCATCCTCGGCGACCAGGAGCTCGCAGAGCGCGACGAGCGCGAGGCCGCGCGCATCGCCACTGTGGACTACCTTGCGCAGGTGAGCATGCTTACGGTGCTTGCTGACGAGATGGCACGCGGGGAGATCTTTGCCTTCTCCTCCATCGCCGGGTGGCGGGCACGCCGCGCCAACTACGTCTACGGCTCCACCAAGGCGGGCCTGGACGCGTTTTGCCAAGGCCTGATGGACCGGCTGCACGGCACAGACCTCAGCCTCATCCTGGCGCGACCGGGCTTCGTCATCGGATCCATGACTGAAGGGATGAAGCCTGCGGTGATGTCGGTGACCCCGGATGTTGTCGCAGACGCGGTGGTGGACGCCGCGGCGCGGGGCAAGAGTGCCACGGTGTGGATCCCGCGACGCCTGGCCGTCCTCGCAGCCGTCATGCGCGTGGTGCCGCGGCCGGTGTGGAGGCACATGCCGAGGTAG
- the lnt gene encoding apolipoprotein N-acyltransferase gives MPAFLRFGLAAVSGWLVYLSYEPIGRWWAAVLGIALLWLTLMPWPRRATAALGMAGEAQARPSARFGALIGFTHGLFCYLFLLPWVGEFVGVMPYIALAITMALYALATGAFGVLVARWRYGAFTFPLVYLAVEFVRSSWPFGGFAWVRLAWGQINGPLAALSAWGGPALVTVATVLVAVGCVSLLDAASRRAAVAAIILPLAAGLIANIGVGKDSSTVDQARVGAVQGNVPRLGLDFNEQRRAVLSNHVNETLRLADDAKDSGDKLDMVFWPENASDVNPFVDTQAEALVGAAVRGVDAPLLVGTLTRDDVGARNTMVVFDPETGPGERHDKRFLQPFGEYMPMRDFFRNFSDLVDLAGDFKPGDDNGVVHMGGIPVGVATCYEVAEDEAYRMAVRGGAQILSTPTNNATFGFTDMTYQQLAMSRMRAIETDRAVVVVATSGVSAIVHPDGRVSQQTEIFEPAHLIETLPLRTGTTPAVRFGQVLEWLMVATGVALMIAAAVSARQRGRGYAPTGEQQRKTEEN, from the coding sequence ATGCCGGCGTTTCTCCGTTTCGGACTCGCCGCCGTTTCCGGCTGGCTGGTCTATCTCTCGTACGAACCTATCGGCCGCTGGTGGGCTGCCGTGCTCGGCATCGCGCTGCTGTGGCTCACACTCATGCCGTGGCCCAGGCGCGCCACCGCTGCTCTGGGCATGGCGGGGGAGGCGCAGGCGCGTCCTTCCGCCCGCTTCGGTGCGCTGATCGGGTTCACGCACGGCTTGTTTTGCTACCTGTTCCTGCTGCCGTGGGTCGGCGAGTTTGTCGGCGTCATGCCATACATCGCACTGGCCATCACGATGGCGCTCTACGCGCTGGCCACCGGCGCGTTCGGCGTGTTGGTGGCCCGCTGGCGCTACGGTGCGTTCACGTTCCCGCTGGTCTACCTGGCGGTCGAGTTCGTGCGTTCCTCGTGGCCCTTCGGTGGCTTTGCGTGGGTGCGCCTGGCGTGGGGGCAGATCAACGGCCCGCTCGCGGCACTATCGGCGTGGGGTGGGCCCGCGCTGGTCACCGTCGCCACCGTGCTCGTGGCGGTCGGGTGCGTCTCGCTTCTCGACGCCGCTTCGCGCCGCGCAGCCGTTGCTGCCATCATCCTGCCGCTGGCTGCCGGCTTGATCGCCAATATCGGCGTGGGAAAGGACAGCTCCACCGTCGACCAGGCACGGGTGGGGGCCGTGCAAGGCAACGTGCCGCGTTTGGGTCTGGATTTCAATGAGCAGCGCCGGGCGGTACTAAGCAACCACGTCAACGAGACCCTGCGGCTCGCGGATGACGCCAAGGACTCCGGCGACAAGTTGGACATGGTGTTCTGGCCGGAAAATGCCTCCGACGTCAACCCGTTCGTCGACACGCAGGCCGAGGCCCTGGTGGGTGCGGCAGTGCGCGGCGTGGATGCGCCGTTGCTGGTGGGCACGCTCACCCGCGACGATGTCGGCGCCCGCAACACCATGGTGGTCTTCGACCCGGAGACAGGGCCAGGCGAGCGCCACGACAAGCGCTTCCTGCAGCCGTTCGGCGAATACATGCCCATGCGCGATTTCTTCCGCAACTTCTCGGATCTGGTGGACTTGGCGGGCGACTTCAAGCCTGGCGACGACAACGGTGTAGTCCACATGGGCGGCATTCCAGTTGGCGTTGCCACCTGTTACGAGGTGGCGGAAGACGAGGCGTACCGCATGGCGGTGCGCGGCGGCGCGCAGATCCTGTCCACGCCGACGAACAACGCCACCTTCGGGTTCACGGACATGACGTATCAGCAGCTGGCGATGAGCCGGATGCGCGCGATCGAAACCGACAGGGCAGTGGTGGTCGTTGCCACCTCGGGTGTCTCGGCGATCGTGCACCCGGATGGACGAGTGTCCCAGCAGACGGAGATCTTCGAACCCGCGCATCTGATCGAGACGCTTCCGCTGCGTACCGGTACTACTCCCGCGGTGCGGTTCGGGCAGGTTTTGGAGTGGCTGATGGTCGCCACCGGTGTGGCGCTGATGATTGCCGCAGCCGTGTCCGCGCGCCAACGTGGGCGCGGGTATGCTCCTACCGGAGAACAACAGCGTAAAACCGAGGAGAACTAG